The genomic interval TTGCCTTCTCGGCCCTGCCCGTCTACTTCTTCTACAACATGGATGCCACCTGCCACACTATTGAtgttctgactgagaccccGGCGAGTATCAACCAGCTCTGTGTTGATGCAAGGCAATACGGTAACAAGACGGCTTTTAATAGCAACCTTCGAGACTGGCTTCTCACACTAATACCGACAACACCAGAATCAACAAATCCCACGAAAAGACCAATACCAACAATGCATTGTTCCTACTAACAGCCTGTCCAGCCGAAGCATATTCCTCTGTGACATGgacctccattgttgtccaacaCATTTTTAACAAGACAAAGAGTCTACAACCATCCCGGTAGCTCTGAAGCGGCAGCTAGACACAGATGCTGAATACTaaagtcagcatgctaacatactcAGAATGACAATAATACCAATACCCATACTATCATAATATTTAGTATGCCccacatagtatgtcaaatgcagtacaccaaaaataccaggatgtcctacttcATCAGGTTGCATTTTGCAGtgtgcaagccagcatgcttttctgtctattctgacccacaaaactctgcacagcggatatatgagcaataGGGTCAAAGTTAAAGATGCAATGATATGACAAATTATTATGTcacaattgtatgcatactgcatgcaacagtacgtactttgtaagggcagctgtagtatgtactaaaagtaaaaagaaaaagtatgccaTTTAGAATGTAtccaatgctaacatgctaatgtttagcaggtataaataattatgttcaccatcttgatttagtatgttagcatgctaacatttgctaataatTAGCgctaaatacaaagtacagctcaggctgatgggaatgtgatTAGTTTCTTAGGTATCTGGTAAAAACATGGCCAAAAATACCGTCCAAATTTCATGGCGATCCATCCAATAGTCGAGACATTTCACCAAAATCCAAAAATGCTAATCTcgtggtggcgctagaggaaaaaatcaggggatcaccaaagttaatTAGGATTCATCTTCTGGGCACCATTAATGTATGTACAAAATGTTGTAGCAATCCAGCCAACAGACCAACATTGCAATCGCTAGAAcacaatgagccacactgttgcactgggtgacatgttccttcattaccatctACATGGGCACTGTACTTTTTGAGTCTATCCCACATACACAGTCCCGATGGCATAAATACTCACtagctcattaaatgtgtattaatccgccgctgaaaatagtccccaacaaatgcactatttaggctACCCATGTTTTGTAACATTTGGTAAAAACTTCAGTGCCCAACTGTTTAAGGaaattatttaactttttttctttttctttttaaatgaaccTATATATCCTGAAGTGTTTTCAAAAATGTACATCTTCAGTAGTACGTGCCACAGACAAAGTAGGGAAGTCAAAAAGTATTGAAAGCGAACAAACAcgttgttgttttggtcttttcatgtgatttgtggacaataagaaaaatatagaataatgcCGTCTTCCTTTTGGTTGTCTCTGTACTTAAGAGATAGAATTGAATAGAGAAATTTCATTTTCAACAGGGCTCCTGCCGTGGAATGCAGTGCCAGGGAAAGCTTGTGGTATGACTCTGTCCACTGTTTGCAAGACCAGAGAGGTATGAATGATTAAAGCTCTGCAGTCATGTTCTACAATTTTCctgacatgaaatgaagacacaCGTCATCACCACTAATGCAAATCTCCCATCTCCCCGTCAGTACCGAATGACCTATGACCTCTACATTGCTGCCTTCGCCGGTGCGGGCATCACTCTCTTGGCTCTGGTGAGTGATTATGCTTCAGACGGGGCCAATTTGGCTGCGCTTCCACAGTGGGGTACAATAGTGTTATGGCTCATGTGACTCAGTGACGCTCAAAGTGTAGGCGGCGAGGCATCTCAGGCCTCCATGACTGATGACTTCTGTACTATTGCTCTCTGTTCCTCTTTCTCAGCTGACACAAACATCATAATAGTGCTGTAATGTCTGGTGGTTTTCCAGCCAGGCAAATGGTGCACCCATTATACTCACATGCTCCATTACAGAAGCTGTTAGACGGGTGGTATCTGCTATCAAATTAATGTCATTAGCACTTaatcatatttattttcttatttcttgAGTTTCTGGATGTTGTGGATTTTTCTTCTCTTCACTTTTGTTCtgacacttcctgtctctgctTGTCCTTCCATAGCTGACCTATACTGTGTCGACCACCTATAACTTTGCTGTTCTTCGGTATATGGGGAGAAAGGGCATAAGTGCACGGTGTTAGGCTCACCAGCTTCCTGTCTGCTCTATCACTACTTCACCACCAACATGGGGACGGCAACAATTCTCTCCTTCAAACATCATCTGCACAGAACCACCTGTGGCCACGGACTCCTAAAAATGATGTCTTTATATTCGTACTTTTCTTGTTGGGaagacttattttttttatgtgtgaggTTTGTCTGCTGCTTTTACAATGCAGTAAGTCTTATTTCAATATTTCCTATGCCATGTTACCaaaatatttgtaaattatTGCTCTTGTTGCTTGCTGAGGTTAGTGACTAAAATATAATTTCTGCTTCCTGTTGCActcaaaatacaaataaaacaccACTAATAAATTAACACATGTAAAGAAATAACCACCAATTTTGCGACACATGTGCTGCTAGAATGCAGCTGTTGCAGAGAATAGAGATTATAGGTTACCATGACTACCATCCTTCacatctggttgccatggtggcAGACAAGCACGCATTTGCAGTCTCACGCTGACCTCAGGACTTTTCTCACGGGCTGGAGAAAAGACCTCAACAATGGAGTCACGCCTGTTTTTAAAAGCTAGCCAATAAGGAGCCCGTTGTGGGGGCCACCTGCGCTACGAGTCTCTGCCAGGGGTTAGATTACATGTCAAGGGAGAGGGTCCTCCAGACAAAGAGGGGGTTAGACCTCTAAAGCATCAATGCAGCTCTTCTGGGAcagcaaccacacacacaacaccgTCCACATGCTGCTGCATGACCCCCACTGCCCTCCGAATAATTGAAGTGATGGATTCAGAGTGAAGGAATTTTAGATGATTTTGAATAGTTTCTTTCTGACAAAGGGACATATTGTTTAGTTCTGATCTAGAAAGGTCTGAAATTGTttctcataattatgagatGGCAAAAGCACTAGGTGCTAACTTATCAAGTGACCTCATATTATTAGACCTAAAACACATTGTTGAGGTGTGACTCCCCCCTGCTGTTAATGCATGACTGAGGTACTTTTATAGAGATAGGACCGCTTTGTTTTGTCTCTAATTCTTTTTAGGAATTTTGTTGTAGTTATTGTATAACATCTTTTTACTTACTGTAGCTGAATTAACTACTACTTTTACACTTTGGGTATTACTAACAAAACCTTTTGCCGCTTAATAAGTAGATTATTCCACTTGTTGTATGAGCTTTACCCAGCTGTGAGTGGTGGATTTGTCAAATGGCAGCTGGCTGtttgatgatttatttttttgtgttggtaaaatttgataataaaaagaatattcTTTGAAGTATTTGTGCAGAGCgcctctgaaaacatttttgttttgtagtCTGTGTGAAAGTGAGGTGTCTGGTGTGTGGTGTCACAGTGGTTAACTGGCGCTCTATCCTTGGCTTTCTGCCATATCTAGGGGCCAAGGTATTTTGTAAGGTGTTTTGTATTCTCCCCTCTGGTGTCCACAGGTGCACTGTTCCCTGCACTTGGCTGTGAACCAGGTGTACCAGAGGAAGCTGAGGCacagggagaaagaggagaggaaaggctATGACCTGTATGGGAGGTTGCAGAGGGACAGAGGGGGGACGCTGTGCTCTCCCTACCCTGAAAACACATCTGACATCTGCTGACAGCGCCTCTGGTTCGGCTGCACAAGCTTTTCACGATGTCCATCACAATTGAGCTGGTCATCAAAATTATACTGTTTTGTGAAGTGTACAACTAGATAGTATTTGTTAAATTGATTCCCTTCattattttgatgttttcattAAAATATAGGCAATTATGTGTTCATATCTAAAGGTGTACAATGCAGTTAGGAGCCATAACGTTCAATATGTTGTGCTTTTTTCCCACAATGTTCTGCATTTCACCTATAGAATCTATACTTTCTGTATATTCCCTTAAGTCAGAGATTTAGTTTGAAAggcagaatgtttgttttttttcctgtccagGTCTAATTTTACAGCATGCGGTGCATGCTTGATATCCTTTTTAATGAAGAGGAAATAAACAGTGTTCACTGTCTCTTGGGTTCCAATGTATACTTGCTCATTCAGTGGCATTCAAGGTCTTGTGTGATGAAATTCAACAAggtgcatttttttaaatcaaaattcAAGACCTGTGTTTTACTGGAGATCTTGCTGAGAAATACagtaatattttgttttaacacTGCTGCTTATTATTACAAATATTGGGGCTTTTTTCCAGATGGTGAAATGACTGCTGAAAGGTGGAGAGCTGAGGTATACTGATTCATTTCAGTGACctattttagttttaaaaatattttttaagagcttttgtttccaaactttaaagtcatttttaaaaaggcacaTACTTTCATGAATTTCACAGACAAGATAGCGTCTCCATTTGGTATGttgcatgttttatttgtaGCCAAGCACTGGGGAGTATTTGTCGCTTTGCCAGCATGTTGGCACAACCAGTCTTTCCTCCGTAGTGCAAAAAAGAGGAGTAAGGGAAGTTGTCCATTAAATCAGACACATAATCAAGATGAACAGTCTTAACTTTCACACAGATTAAATCACACTCATGGGGTTGAGCACTGAGGGTGAGACagacgttcagtgtcattttgtacattattataaaatgaATGCCCTTTGCGATTTACATAAAGCCATTAATATGGACAGCCCAAAGAAATTAGTTTTTACAGTCATAAATATTTcagcaacataaaaaaaaaactgacataaGACAGGTTTGCAGTGATGTAAGACAGCATCATGAGAGCAACATACTGTACGGTTATGCTACCAGTTTATAAGTACCAACTGATTCTCAGGTAAACATTGTGATAGGCTACATTATCTGGATAggataaaaacagaaatgataCAGTAAGTAGACAAAGTATTCTGTTTAATCCATAACACATTAACACTGACAAATGATAAATTAACAGCCCTCATTTTCGCTTTGAATTAATGTAGGCTACCAGTTTGATTTAGTTAAAATGCCCTACTCAGTTCACAGTTAATGAAGCTCCTCTCATACTGCTGTGAGTGCTAGTAATACTCAACACACCCACATGAACAAGCTATGTATTATAAGCCTACATTAAACCAAAGATCCATGTAATAAGTAAATATGACTGTACCTGATTGGTTCACTTTCACAGTGAAGCTCTTGTAATGTTCACCattagtgcacacacacattgaaatGTGATGCAATCTTTGATCTAAAAGGCAAATCTCAGGCTGCATAAGACCtccaacaaaacagaaaaaaaacacatgagaACATGCACTATAATAAGAGCCGTGGTGACTTTGTGCATTCAGAAGACGAAAACATTTGATCTTATTTTTGCAACATGTTTGGTTGTTTGAGTAGACGCAATATAAAATACTATTACAGCAGCAATCAAAATACTGATGAGAATGATTTTAGACCATGTTAGTTTGAAGCATTGAATATCAGCTAATTATTTTTTCGAACcatacagacagaaaacaatACCCTCTGGCTGACAGCAGTGAAACCAAAGGGAGCCTGTGTGTAAATGTAAGAAGTAAAGTACCACCAAgctgaaaaaaagtaaacattgTTAAGTTGCCAGAATACTCCGTTGTATGTTTCACTCAATACTGCATGAATGGACGGGAGATGCACAATGCACACATTAGTAGTAATGGCCTTATCCTTGTGCTCAGGCTATTTCACATTCAGCTGAGACCTTAAATGACCAGACAGACAGCACAAGGTGTATGTTAATGTATCAGAAAGCACAGGAGACCTTCAGAATAGCAATGCTAAAGGACTGGAATGTTAAGGCCTGCCGTGCAATCACCGAGGCAGTCGCAGGATTACAAGCatgccaaaacattttttgaaaattaTAGTTAATTATGAGAATTATAACCTCCTTTATAAATCAGGAAAACAGACTTAAATCAGCCCTTGATCAAACAGAATATCACACATCTGTAAAAGTAAATAACACGTCGGTCGGAGGACGGAGGTGTGCttcacagaaaaataaacagcagtctatcaacaacagcagcaaaagCAGTATTATTTTTGAACTTCCAGAAACACTGAGCCGTACTTAGTAAACAGGCCCATGTACATAAATCATGGGAAATAATCTGATAACACCTAACCCGTACACCTGACACCTCCACACCTGACACCTCCAGCTACACACTAGTGCAATGGGAATACATATAACAGACAAATAGATGAGGGCGCCACAATAGCTCGTACCTAATGCTTACAATCAGAGCTGCAAAATTAAAGCTTACAGTTCCCTTCTCATTGACAACAAACAAGGTCATCCTGGTTTTGAGAGCAGCAATCATTTAAGCTCCTCGTACCTCAAATCATATTGGTAATCATACTGATGGTGTTGTTGATGGTTCTCATGCATAATATCTGCCTGGATCGGGAACACTGTCAGTGAAAGACACTTTCTGTGTGCAGAAAATACATTAACTCTCCTTCTGCTGAAAGATCTAATTACAAGAAAATGTGGTGTTGTATTCAAAGTCCCTCTAAAACCCAGGAAAAATCTGCTCATAGATGTACTGTTGAGCAGTTACAAGACCGACTGTATGTCGCTGTGCCAAAGGTAGAGTGTGCTCTTCAAGAGAGGACTGGTATATTCTCTCTAACGTTTTAATCAAtatcatttaaattaaaataagtgctCTGAAAGCATTATTTGATACAACTCCTGCAGACAAAGCTGAGACTGGgtggaaatgttttttgtgCAACACTACTGAAAGCAGACAGAGTACAAAGGATGAGTGTGCCTGTTACAGTGTGCCTGTACCATAGGTCTGTACCTCAGGTTAGAGCAATAATTCAACAATCTAGACACCAGCTGAATCCTTGACACGGCCCTCATCAGAGCAGCTGTATCTTATCCACATTATCTTCAGGGGATACTGTACTCAGTACCTtgtacctacagtatgtgtaccATTATCAATATCTGACTGGCTCTCATCACTGCCATAGGCGAGGTTCAGCCAGAGAGATTAAGACAAGGTGGATTCACACCTGACCAATCAGCAGCAAGACCCGCGAGAGGTTTTGCGGTTGCCATGGAGATCGATAGTACTACTCAGTAGTGCATGGTCAATCTGGTCCTCAGCTGCCAGGACCTCCCTGACAGCTGCCTCGAATGCAGCTGTGACATTAGTGTCATCCTTAGCACTGGTCTCAAAGTAAGGGCAGCAGCCGCTCTCTTCACACCAGGCCCGTGCTTCGTCCTCGCCAACCTCCCTCTGCTCCATGTCTACCTTATTGCCTAGCACCACAAAAGGGAACCGCTCAGGGTCTTTAACATCCGAGTAGTACATGAACTCCTTCTTCCAGCAGCCGAGGTTTTGGAAGCTCTGCAGGTCGTTCACGGCAAATGTGAGCAGGCAGCAGTCGGCGCCTCGGTAGAAGGGCGTGCGCAGGGACTTAAAGCGCTCCTGGCCTGCTGTGTCCCAGATCTGAAGAGTGACCAAACGCCCATCCACCTCCAGGTCCCGGTTTAGGAACTCCACGCCGATGGTGTGAAAGGACTGGGAGTCAAAACGGTCTGTGACATAGCGGTTCATCAGGGAGGACTTGCCCACTCCACCGTCCCCCAGCAGGATCACCTTCAGGAGCAGGCTCTTCCCGCTCATCATGTTTCCTCCCACCCAGCAAGGCCTCCACACCAGGTGGCAGACCAGGGTCGATTTAACCTAAAAAGAGGAAGCGAAATAATACACAATCAAAGTGAAACGCAAATCACTACAAGGGAAATAGGAAATGAAACATACTGAATTATCAAGAAACATTCAACACCCCAAAGCAGTCTGTGGGCTAGACTTCGCTAACGATTCAATGTAGATAACTAGGGGAGAAGACTGCTGTTCTAGCAACATCTGTATTTAACCTCTAATGAACTTGACAGAAAGAGATATGTGTAATGGTTGACTAGTTTGAGGTGCACATTGACAGGGTGAAGGACCGAGATGTCTGCCAAAGGTCTCTGGTTGAAGCTCTGGGCTGCATGAATACAGCCCTGTTGTTTATTACATGACACAGTAATACTGACTCGTGACAACCTACAAATGTACTATGCTTGccagcagggtctgaaattaagttttttccttacctgccactgtggcaggtcactgcacatttctaccggccactcattttttttgtctgccactcctgaaatctatgtagaacaCTTTAGacttgtaaacactgagtcagttgTAGACcgtagaattatggaatatatcatgtaaccttaatccatgactaaatttaatttaggaattgctttttaaaaataatatttcttaaagatagggtcgacgatgttgatgatgagctcatcagtaatggatcgctgtcggggtgtaaagaccatttcaaccaatataacaaatagtgtatactggataatatcgtcaaccctgcctttaatataaggaaaacctatctgccatggttcgtttgtttgtttatttagatccccattagcttttgcatagcagcagctattcttTCTGGGGTCAACATAGTTTACATggtgacaatacaaaaataaacattcacactactcatcatacactaacataacacattgTAATGCACGtcaactgtaaataaaacaataactgacacagtttaaatgacaaaaacacaaagaaaatagaaaggCTCCGACTGAATCTATCATGATCTAACAGATAAATATCACAATTTAACATGGAATGCCCTTAATACCTTTAACACACCCAAGAATACTTATTAATTACCAAAGTTTCTTCTTTAGTAATGCTcgtttagtgtttttttttaaaaccatataTAGTATTTTGTTGTGTAATATTGATTTGGGAGTGAATTCCATTCTTTCATTGCTCTGTATGTTGCTGTACTTTGACCTGATTTGGTTTTGGATCTTGGTAGCAGCAGCATGCCTTGTGGAATAATTGAGTGTATCTGTACTAAAGGATAGTTAAATCACActcatggtggcaggtgacctgcaagttttacctgccacagccaacatttaccctgtatttggcaggtggcagatgataatttcattccctgactACATGACACAGTAATACTGACTCATGATAACCTACACATGTACTATGCTTGCCAGCCATATCATATGATAACATCATCCTACAGAATTTAAGGCAACTGTAGgagtaagataagataagataagatattcctttattagtcccgcagtggggaaatgtgcagtgtacagcagcaaaggggatagtgcaaaaaacaagatgcatcagctaacacagtaaaaaagagctaaacaaagtgtaacaaaatgtgaaccatttaaatagaaggaagtataaaaataggagcagtataaacatgtattgacaataaacagattattaaaaaaactgcacaagtggaaaatgatattgcacagtgagaattaatgaatgaatgaaattccacctgaaaaaatcaggttattgtcattttatgaCATATATAACAGGTGAAGTGttgccacaacaacaacaacaacaacaggggCTCATCAGGATGATGACTCTGGAGACATCATCCAGTGCGCATGCGCAGACCCCTAACATGTACCAGCTTGTTGTAAACTGAGCCTGGAGGCTATAACTCTGGATAAACAGCCTCCTGGAGGGTCTCTGCGTTACTGTTCACGAAGTGTTTCAGAGCAGAAGTTAACTCGGAACCGAAACAGGTAAAAGGGCTTTTAAAAACTACAATGCAGCAGACAATAACAGTGTGTAGCTTAGCAGAGCCTCCCAGCCAGCCAATGGACCAGCTGACCCGCTAGCCGGCTAGCGGCTTGTTGACATGCTGTCCTGGTCATGCTA from Sebastes fasciatus isolate fSebFas1 chromosome 10, fSebFas1.pri, whole genome shotgun sequence carries:
- the plp1a gene encoding proteolipid protein 1a isoform X1; the encoded protein is MGCYDCCMRCLGGVPYCSLVATLLCFSGIALFCGCGHQALTETERLIENYFARNLQDYITLAYIIQYFQYVIYGLASFFFLYCIVLLAEGFYTTSAAKQTFGEFRSTMCGRCLSSSFIVMTYILAVLWLLVFAFSALPVYFFYNMDATCHTIDVLTETPASINQLCVDARQYGLLPWNAVPGKACGMTLSTVCKTREYRMTYDLYIAAFAGAGITLLALVHCSLHLAVNQVYQRKLRHREKEERKGYDLYGRLQRDRGGTLCSPYPENTSDIC
- the rab9b gene encoding ras-related protein Rab-9B, which gives rise to MMSGKSLLLKVILLGDGGVGKSSLMNRYVTDRFDSQSFHTIGVEFLNRDLEVDGRLVTLQIWDTAGQERFKSLRTPFYRGADCCLLTFAVNDLQSFQNLGCWKKEFMYYSDVKDPERFPFVVLGNKVDMEQREVGEDEARAWCEESGCCPYFETSAKDDTNVTAAFEAAVREVLAAEDQIDHALLSSTIDLHGNRKTSRGSCC